Genomic window (Rosa chinensis cultivar Old Blush chromosome 6, RchiOBHm-V2, whole genome shotgun sequence):
GTGCTCGAATTTTCACTGATATTTTGCAGAGTGTTTTGCCTGGTACAAATCCAGTACTGTCACAGTTTACTCATCCACAGCAGCCCCTTGTGATTCCGGGATTTCCACATCCAGTGTTTGGTGCACTCAATATAATCCCGGGATTTGTTGCCGACTTTACTCCCACAGGAGGCTTATGGGGCTGGAACCCATCTATTGAGTTATCTGCTGATGACAGGACTATGTTTCTTACATTCTCAAGGGGGTTTCATGTGTCAGTGGAAGAAGTGAAGCAGCTTTTTTCAGATGTTCTTGGGATGGAGAAGTGTGTTGAAGATGTGGACATGGAAAATGTTCCTTCTGATGAACAACCATTGTATGCTAAAATGGTGTTATCTTCTGTCACACTTGTTGATAAGATCTTGAAAGGCAATCGCGTCTCCAAGTTTCGGATCAATGGCAAGCACATCTGGGCTCGAAAATATGAACGCCGAGACTAGATGGAGGATGATCGATAAGATCGATTAGAGGGTGACAGCAGTACTACTCTGTCTTCTAGTTTGTAAGAGCTTGGTTGTCACTAGAGAAGTACCAATGTAGACACATTTTGGATGAGATTGAATAATATGGATATACAGATGCTCTTTGCAATGCCAGTTTTTTCTTGAGATGTGTTTTCTATTTTAGGATCGCATACATTTCTTTGGACAAAAATAACTTACGATATTTAGCGTTTTTCATTTAATACTGTGCATGCATTTTGCCGTGCATCTTGAATTTGTTGGACGACAATTAATTATTAATGCCGtgcataaaaaaaagaagaagaaaggaatctcCACTTTATAATAAAGATAAcattttttggtattttttaAATTGTAATTACAACATTAAAACCGATGCACAGCACAACCACAGTATGATAACATAGTATATGCATAATAATTCCATAAATTACAGAAATATGTATCATGACTTGCGACTCAAGTTTGATAACACTGTGGTAACGTTGCACTCCTACATCTATATTCTCTTGACTCTTGACTTGTACGTGATGCAAGTTAGGTATCATTATGCATGGTAAATTGTGGGTACATTGTTCTGATTAATTATACTTTTATCAGGTAATtataatgatttgatttttaacTTGTTCTACTTAGTTTGATTTTAAAGAAGTTTTGTCTTGCAGGACAAGAGTTGCACTAATTTTCTTTGGTCATAAACACATCATAATGTAAGTCAACACCTGCTAGATAAGGCCACCAAAATAGTGAAATACAAACCATGGCATCTGCACTTGCAACAGTCCATTACCCAAAACTCCATTCAAATATTACCGTACCCTGGAcacaaaattaagaaaaataatagagaaacAACAACTAAGAACAACCTAAAATTCAAACAGGTCAGTATTGGTCAAATGAGAAATACAATATCGATCTTATATAATATTAAGCTTAGTTTGCATCccctatatatatgcacatatgaATATCCGCTTTGTTTAATTTAGGTTGTAGCTCTCATCTACAGCCAtggtttttcttctcttcttctctacCTTTCTTCTTATTCACAACAACCAAGCCTCTTTGAACGATCCTATCAGTTTCTCCTTCCCCACCTTCACTCCTCAAAGTTGCAGCAGTGAAGGTAAATTACTATGCATGGGATCAGTGACTTCAGGTGAAGGGTATTTGAGTCTCACACCCGAGCAACAAAAGAGCAACTCAAGTTCAGCATCGGTTTTACCGCTATACAAAGTTGGGAGGGTTCTGTATCGGTACCCAGTTCCGGCATGGTCTTCTTTTATCTCCACAACCTTCACTGTCAGGATTTCGGCTTTCTCAAATACAACTGGCTCTGGAGATGGAATGGCATTTGTTTTTGCTCAGGATAGTCGTCCTTCTCCTCCTGATAGCTATGGCTCATTTCTTGGACTCCTAGATAGATCAACACAAGGTTGATATCTTTAAATATTGGTTTATTTTTGCTGAATTTCTGGTTGCGAATAAAATTTTATTAAGTCCACATGCAGAGTTTTCTGTCGAGTAATATTAAAGAGACCATATTTCATAATTACATTATGTGACAATTTCATACAGCACGTATGTATTTAGGTGAAATGACAGGAGCAACATTATTTGCCTCCATTAGAATTGTGTCTTAAAGTTGTTGATAAGCAAATGTGATCCGAATCAATTTACTTCTTAATTTGTATGCAAATTAGTTTTAAAAAATGTACTCTTTAGCATTACTACTTTTCTAGTCCCCATTTGTTGTGCTAAACCTTGCACATATTGCTCTTCTCTAAATTTGAAACTGTCCAAAAACCAGGTGGGGTGATTAAGCAGTTGGGAATTGAGCTAGACACTTTCATGAACCATGAGTTTGATCCAGATGACAACCACATTGCCATTGACACAACAAGCATTATGGACCCAGTTGCAATACAGAGTCTCAACAGTTCAGGCATTAACCTCAAGAGTGGGAGAGACATCAAGTTCACAATTGAGTATAATGGTTGGAACCAAATCCTCCACGTTTCAGCTGGCTACTCTGAGAACCCACTAGTCACCATCTTAAACCATTCAATCTCCATGTTCGACAGTATTGTTCCGAGCTCCGTTTATGTTGGCTTCACAGCATCTACTGGAACTCTCCCTGAGAGCCACCAAGTCCGTGATTGGGTTTTCACCTCCCTTCAGTTGCCAAATCCTAGCCCTCCTGGGAATGACAAAGGGCGTAAGAGAAAGCCCAGGAACATTTGGACTGTTGATGTGCCTGTTTTTCTGTGTGTGTTGGTTTTGATGGCCTTCACTTACCCTTTCATTTTGAGAGTTGTGAAAAGAAACCACTGTGGTGGGAATGAGACAGAAGACATAGAAAGCAGGACAAGAACAGCTGCAAATGCCCCTAAAATGTTTACTTACAAGGAGATTTCAAGGGCCACTCAGGACTTCAGCAAGGAAAATCTGATTGGGGTTGGTGGATTTGGAGTTGTCTACAAAGGCATCATACCAGATAAGATTCATGTTCCTCCTAAAACTATTGCTGTCAAGAAGATTACAGCAGCCTCCAAACAAGGTGTGTGATTCTGTTCTACTCAAGTTGTGTTTTGACCTGCAAAATTCTGcctgaaaagaaattaaataaacCATTTTAGTGATTTTACTAGTGAATAAAAATCATTTAGTTACTTTGGTcaatttttaaaatattaaagcAGACATTACAGTGTACTTAGAAAGTTGTGTTATTAGAATAAATTTCTAGTCATGTTTAGGTTATCACATTGTAGATCACATCTCTAATTAAACACGTCATACATGAGGGTTACCTCATGGTTTTAATGTGTCCCAAATCTAAGAAAGCAAA
Coding sequences:
- the LOC112171687 gene encoding probable L-type lectin-domain containing receptor kinase S.5 — encoded protein: MGSVTSGEGYLSLTPEQQKSNSSSASVLPLYKVGRVLYRYPVPAWSSFISTTFTVRISAFSNTTGSGDGMAFVFAQDSRPSPPDSYGSFLGLLDRSTQGGVIKQLGIELDTFMNHEFDPDDNHIAIDTTSIMDPVAIQSLNSSGINLKSGRDIKFTIEYNGWNQILHVSAGYSENPLVTILNHSISMFDSIVPSSVYVGFTASTGTLPESHQVRDWVFTSLQLPNPSPPGNDKGRKRKPRNIWTVDVPVFLCVLVLMAFTYPFILRVVKRNHCGGNETEDIESRTRTAANAPKMFTYKEISRATQDFSKENLIGVGGFGVVYKGIIPDKIHVPPKTIAVKKITAASKQGEREYLAEICTIGRLRHKNIVQLQGWCHENENRFLIYEYMPNGSLDRYIGNGILDWKTRYNILTGLASALLYLHEECSNPVVHRDIKPNNVMLDSDYNAHLGDFGLARVMLQDPKLTIPLAGTPGYLAPEVLGFAGKATPESDVYSFGIVVLEVVCGRRSKGIFDDYSLVENVWNLYAKDELLECVDQVVLDGKFEVEQVKRTLIVGLACLHTDFMLRPKIRKVVQILMNPNEPLLDLPDTRPRPSAVYLSVSSSAPRITDFGSVASSSIMMT
- the LOC112171685 gene encoding uncharacterized protein LOC112171685, producing the protein MSTSINIVTEEKLHAFYKIDRDLFSRLVVSFMRDPAESLLVMALWLWLEKDYPNIIVKMLGLPDSIVNALADEAVLCLRCLDCSTSNSTLLCLAPNGRIVLTSRLMQKEISLQMFIQNRYTTISGVKNFLTNICARIFTDILQSVLPGTNPVLSQFTHPQQPLVIPGFPHPVFGALNIIPGFVADFTPTGGLWGWNPSIELSADDRTMFLTFSRGFHVSVEEVKQLFSDVLGMEKCVEDVDMENVPSDEQPLYAKMVLSSVTLVDKILKGNRVSKFRINGKHIWARKYERRD